The following are encoded in a window of Pan troglodytes isolate AG18354 chromosome 4, NHGRI_mPanTro3-v2.0_pri, whole genome shotgun sequence genomic DNA:
- the ATPSCKMT gene encoding ATP synthase subunit C lysine N-methyltransferase isoform X2, which produces MEGGGGIPLETLKEESQSRHVLPANFEVNSLQKSNWGFLLTGLVGGTLVAVYAVATPFVTPALRKVCLPFVPATTKQIENVVKMLRCRRGSLVDIGSGDGRIVIAAAKKGFTAVGYELNPWLVWYSRYRAWREGVHGSAKFYISDLWKMLQLEKKLERELEDDARVIACRFPFPHWTPDHVTGEGIDTVWAYDASTFRGREKRPCTSMHFQLPIQA; this is translated from the exons GTATACCCCTAGAAACACTTAAAGAAGAAAGTCAGTCAAGACATGTTCTACCTGCAAATTTTGAAGTCAACAGTTTGCAGAAAAGCAACTGGGGGTTCTTACTTACTGGGCTTGTGGGTGGGACCCTGGTGGCTGTGTACGCTGTAGCCACGCCGTTTGTAACGCCAGCCCTTCGAAAAGTCTGTTTGCCGTTTGTACCTGCAACTACGAAGCAGATTGAAAATGTTGTGAAAATGTTGCGATGCCGAAGAGGATCCCTTGTGGACATCGGTAGTGGGGACGGACGCATT GTCATAGCGGCTGCGAAGAAAGGGTTCACAGCAGTTGGTTATGAATTAAACCCATGGCTAGTTTGGTATTCCAGATACCGCGCTTGGCGAGAAGGTGTGCATGGATCTGccaaattttatatttcagattTGTGGAAG ATGCTGCAGTTGGAGAAGAAACTTGAACGTGAACTTGAGGATGATGCACGAGTTATTGCTTGCCGGTTCCCTTTCCCACACTGGACTCCAGACCACGTCACGGGGGAGGGGATAGACACAGTGTGGGCATATGATGCAAGCACTTTTAGAGGCCGTGAAAAGAGGCCCTGTACGTCGATGCATTTCCAGCTGCCCATTCAAGCATAA
- the ATPSCKMT gene encoding ATP synthase subunit C lysine N-methyltransferase, translating into MEGGGGIPLETLKEESQSRHVLPANFEVNSLQKSNWGFLLTGLVGGTLVAVYAVATPFVTPALRKVCLPFVPATTKQIENVVKMLRCRRGSLVDIGSGDGRIVIAAAKKGFTAVGYELNPWLVWYSRYRAWREGVHGSAKFYISDLWKVTFSQYSNVVIFGVPQMMLQLEKKLERELEDDARVIACRFPFPHWTPDHVTGEGIDTVWAYDASTFRGREKRPCTSMHFQLPIQA; encoded by the exons GTATACCCCTAGAAACACTTAAAGAAGAAAGTCAGTCAAGACATGTTCTACCTGCAAATTTTGAAGTCAACAGTTTGCAGAAAAGCAACTGGGGGTTCTTACTTACTGGGCTTGTGGGTGGGACCCTGGTGGCTGTGTACGCTGTAGCCACGCCGTTTGTAACGCCAGCCCTTCGAAAAGTCTGTTTGCCGTTTGTACCTGCAACTACGAAGCAGATTGAAAATGTTGTGAAAATGTTGCGATGCCGAAGAGGATCCCTTGTGGACATCGGTAGTGGGGACGGACGCATT GTCATAGCGGCTGCGAAGAAAGGGTTCACAGCAGTTGGTTATGAATTAAACCCATGGCTAGTTTGGTATTCCAGATACCGCGCTTGGCGAGAAGGTGTGCATGGATCTGccaaattttatatttcagattTGTGGAAG GTTACTTTTTCGCAGTACTCGAACGTTGTTATTTTCGGTGTGCCTCAGATG ATGCTGCAGTTGGAGAAGAAACTTGAACGTGAACTTGAGGATGATGCACGAGTTATTGCTTGCCGGTTCCCTTTCCCACACTGGACTCCAGACCACGTCACGGGGGAGGGGATAGACACAGTGTGGGCATATGATGCAAGCACTTTTAGAGGCCGTGAAAAGAGGCCCTGTACGTCGATGCATTTCCAGCTGCCCATTCAAGCATAA
- the ATPSCKMT gene encoding ATP synthase subunit C lysine N-methyltransferase isoform X3, whose amino-acid sequence MEGGGGIPLETLKEESQSRHVLPANFEVNSLQKSNWGFLLTGLVGGTLVAVYAVATPFVTPALRKVCLPFVPATTKQIENVVKMLRCRRGSLVDIGSGDGRIVIAAAKKGFTAVGYELNPWLVWYSRYRAWREGYFFAVLERCYFRCASDDAAVGEET is encoded by the exons GTATACCCCTAGAAACACTTAAAGAAGAAAGTCAGTCAAGACATGTTCTACCTGCAAATTTTGAAGTCAACAGTTTGCAGAAAAGCAACTGGGGGTTCTTACTTACTGGGCTTGTGGGTGGGACCCTGGTGGCTGTGTACGCTGTAGCCACGCCGTTTGTAACGCCAGCCCTTCGAAAAGTCTGTTTGCCGTTTGTACCTGCAACTACGAAGCAGATTGAAAATGTTGTGAAAATGTTGCGATGCCGAAGAGGATCCCTTGTGGACATCGGTAGTGGGGACGGACGCATT GTCATAGCGGCTGCGAAGAAAGGGTTCACAGCAGTTGGTTATGAATTAAACCCATGGCTAGTTTGGTATTCCAGATACCGCGCTTGGCGAGAAG GTTACTTTTTCGCAGTACTCGAACGTTGTTATTTTCGGTGTGCCTCAGATG ATGCTGCAGTTGGAGAAGAAACTTGA
- the ATPSCKMT gene encoding ATP synthase subunit C lysine N-methyltransferase isoform X1 encodes MEGGGGIPLETLKEESQSRHVLPANFEVNSLQKSNWGFLLTGLVGGTLVAVYAVATPFVTPALRKVCLPFVPATTKQIENVVKMLRCRRGSLVDIGSGDGRIVIAAAKKGFTAVGYELNPWLVWYSRYRAWREGVHGSAKFYISDLWKYFREEEGDSNFKDGSTTTKNRWFRSLLCSGEAGGIEWTGAGTRGPGATSWSQWGHSVVTSCLTHDHWGVPCMESP; translated from the exons GTATACCCCTAGAAACACTTAAAGAAGAAAGTCAGTCAAGACATGTTCTACCTGCAAATTTTGAAGTCAACAGTTTGCAGAAAAGCAACTGGGGGTTCTTACTTACTGGGCTTGTGGGTGGGACCCTGGTGGCTGTGTACGCTGTAGCCACGCCGTTTGTAACGCCAGCCCTTCGAAAAGTCTGTTTGCCGTTTGTACCTGCAACTACGAAGCAGATTGAAAATGTTGTGAAAATGTTGCGATGCCGAAGAGGATCCCTTGTGGACATCGGTAGTGGGGACGGACGCATT GTCATAGCGGCTGCGAAGAAAGGGTTCACAGCAGTTGGTTATGAATTAAACCCATGGCTAGTTTGGTATTCCAGATACCGCGCTTGGCGAGAAGGTGTGCATGGATCTGccaaattttatatttcagattTGTGGAAG TATTTTAGAGAAGAGGAGGGGGACTCAAATTTTAAGGATggttcaacaacaacaaaaaacagatggtTCCGAAGTCTCCTGTGTTCTGGTGAAGCTGGTGGTATAGAGTGGACTGGTGCGGGAACACGTGGCCCCGGTGCCACCAGCTGGTCACAGTGGGGTCACAGTGTGGTCACTAGCTGTCTGACGCATGACCACTGGGGCGTGCCCTGCATGGAGTCACCCTGA